In Pseudomonas sp. MTM4, one genomic interval encodes:
- the phoB gene encoding phosphate regulon transcriptional regulator PhoB, whose amino-acid sequence MNGKCILIVDDEAPIREMIVVALEMAGYECLEADNTQQAHALIIDRQPDLILLDWMLPGTSGIELARRLKRDEMTANTPIIMLTAKDAEDNKIQGLEVGADDYITKPFSPRELVARLKAVLRRAAPSDNETPIEIGGLLLDPISHRVTIDGTPADMGPTEYRLLQFFMTHQERAYTRGQLLDQVWGGNVYVEERTVDVHIRRLRKALGETYENLVQTVRGTGYRFSTKS is encoded by the coding sequence ATGAACGGCAAATGCATACTGATCGTCGATGACGAAGCGCCGATTCGCGAGATGATCGTGGTGGCGCTGGAAATGGCCGGCTACGAATGCCTCGAAGCGGACAACACCCAGCAGGCCCACGCACTGATCATCGACCGTCAACCGGACCTGATCCTGCTCGACTGGATGTTGCCCGGCACGTCCGGAATCGAGCTGGCCCGGCGGCTCAAGCGCGATGAAATGACCGCCAACACCCCCATCATCATGCTCACCGCCAAGGACGCCGAGGACAACAAGATCCAGGGCCTGGAGGTCGGTGCCGACGACTACATCACCAAGCCCTTCTCGCCGCGTGAATTGGTGGCACGCCTGAAAGCCGTGCTGCGCCGCGCCGCGCCGAGCGACAACGAAACGCCGATCGAGATCGGCGGCCTGCTGCTCGATCCCATCAGCCACCGCGTCACCATCGATGGCACCCCAGCCGACATGGGCCCCACCGAGTACCGCCTGCTGCAGTTCTTCATGACCCACCAGGAGCGCGCCTACACGCGCGGGCAGTTGCTCGATCAGGTCTGGGGCGGCAATGTGTATGTCGAGGAGCGCACCGTGGACGTGCATATCCGACGCCTGCGCAAGGCGCTGGGCGAAACCTACGAAAATCTCGTGCAGACGGTGCGCGGTACGGGTTATCGCTTCTCCACCAAGAGCTGA
- the phoR gene encoding phosphate regulon sensor histidine kinase PhoR, protein MNQDWQGALVRQLLVLLVVCLLIGLITGEYAWALVIGLAGYLGWTLHQMRRLQQWLKRSQPDDPPPDGHGPWGDIFDNLYQMQRRDQRLRSQLQSVIDRVQGSTTALKDAVIMLDSEGNLEWWNPAAERLLGLKRPQDAGHPVSNLVRHPSFKEYFDSGRHDEPLELASPVNDRLWLQITITRYGNSEHLMVVRDITRLHLLEQMRKDFVANVSHELRTPLTVIAGYLETMLEHTDEMPSRWPRALNQMNQQAGRMQHLLNDLLLLAKLEATNPPNNSQPVNIAALLQSIKSDAQALSADQNHDIHFEADPILLLKGSESELRSAFSNLIFNAVKYTPSEGEIRIRWWCNEYGAHLAVQDSGIGIEAKHLPRLTERFYRVDSSRASNTGGTGLGLAIVKHVLLRHQGRLDVDSTPGKGSIFTCHFPLSQVTVR, encoded by the coding sequence GTGAACCAAGATTGGCAAGGTGCACTGGTGCGCCAGCTGCTTGTGCTGTTGGTCGTATGCCTGCTGATCGGCCTGATCACCGGCGAGTATGCCTGGGCGCTGGTCATAGGCCTGGCCGGGTATCTCGGTTGGACGCTGCACCAGATGCGCCGCCTGCAGCAATGGCTCAAACGCAGCCAGCCTGATGATCCACCACCGGACGGCCATGGCCCGTGGGGGGATATCTTCGACAATCTCTATCAGATGCAGCGCAGGGACCAGCGGCTGCGCAGCCAGCTGCAATCGGTGATCGATCGCGTGCAGGGTTCCACCACGGCGCTCAAAGACGCCGTGATCATGCTCGACAGCGAAGGCAATCTGGAATGGTGGAACCCCGCCGCCGAGCGCCTGCTGGGTTTGAAGCGGCCGCAGGATGCCGGCCACCCGGTCAGCAACCTGGTGCGCCACCCGAGCTTCAAGGAATATTTCGACAGCGGCCGTCACGATGAGCCGCTGGAGCTGGCCTCCCCCGTCAACGATCGCCTCTGGCTGCAGATCACCATCACCCGCTACGGCAACAGCGAACATCTGATGGTGGTGCGCGACATCACCCGCCTTCACCTGCTGGAACAGATGCGCAAGGACTTCGTCGCCAACGTTTCGCATGAACTTCGCACGCCGCTGACGGTGATTGCCGGTTATCTGGAAACCATGCTCGAGCATACCGACGAGATGCCATCGCGCTGGCCGCGAGCGCTGAACCAAATGAATCAGCAGGCTGGTCGCATGCAGCACCTGCTCAACGACCTGCTGCTGCTTGCCAAGCTGGAAGCCACCAACCCGCCGAACAACAGCCAGCCGGTCAATATCGCCGCCCTGCTGCAGTCGATCAAAAGCGATGCACAAGCTCTATCAGCCGATCAGAACCATGACATCCACTTCGAAGCCGATCCCATCCTGCTGCTCAAGGGCAGCGAGTCCGAACTGCGCAGTGCGTTTTCCAATTTGATATTCAATGCGGTGAAGTACACCCCAAGCGAGGGTGAAATCCGCATCCGCTGGTGGTGCAACGAGTACGGCGCGCATCTCGCCGTTCAGGATTCGGGAATCGGCATCGAAGCCAAGCACCTGCCGCGCCTGACCGAACGGTTCTACCGGGTCGACTCGAGCCGCGCCAGCAACACCGGCGGTACCGGATTGGGCCTGGCCATCGTCAAGCATGTGCTGCTGCGCCACCAAGGTCGTCTGGATGTGGACAGCACGCCAGGCAAAGGCAGTATTTTTACCTGTCACTTCCCGCTATCCCAGGTGACGGTTCGCTGA
- a CDS encoding hemolysin family protein has product MDPSPSFATNYVAPSYFADFGLILFALFLVLLNGFFVAAEFAMVKLRATKVEAIAKQHGWRGHILRKVHNQLDAYLSACQLGITLASLGLGWVGEPAFAHLLEPLLVLIGIDNEAVIHGIAFFTAFFIISYLHIVVGELAPKSWAIRKPELLSLWTAAPLYLFYWAMYPAIYLLNASANAILRVAGQGEPGDHHEHHYSRDELKLILHSNRALDPANQDIKVLASAVQMSELEVADWSNSREDLLQLEHDASLPDILELIRRHKYSRYPVFDTEQGDYIGLLHIKDLLLALASDAELAQHFDLAALLRPLERVPRHLPLNALLDQFRQGGAHFVLVEEGDHKVVGFLTMEDVLEVLVGDIQDEHRKTERGILAYQPGKLLVRGDTPLFKVERLLNVDLDHIEADTLAGLIYETLKRVPEENEVLLIEDLQIVIKKMRGPKIVLAKVLKQE; this is encoded by the coding sequence ATGGACCCTTCCCCCAGTTTCGCAACCAACTACGTTGCACCCTCCTATTTCGCCGATTTCGGTCTGATCCTCTTTGCCCTGTTCCTGGTTCTGCTCAACGGCTTCTTCGTTGCCGCAGAGTTCGCCATGGTCAAGCTGCGCGCCACCAAGGTCGAAGCCATCGCCAAGCAACATGGCTGGCGCGGACACATCCTGCGCAAGGTCCACAATCAGCTGGATGCCTATCTGTCGGCCTGTCAGTTGGGTATCACCCTGGCCTCACTCGGCCTCGGCTGGGTCGGTGAACCGGCTTTCGCTCATTTGCTCGAGCCGTTGCTGGTGTTAATCGGCATCGACAACGAAGCGGTGATCCACGGGATTGCCTTCTTCACCGCGTTCTTCATCATTTCCTACCTGCACATCGTCGTCGGCGAGCTAGCGCCCAAGTCATGGGCGATCCGCAAGCCCGAACTGTTGTCACTATGGACGGCTGCGCCGCTGTACCTGTTCTACTGGGCGATGTACCCGGCGATCTACCTGCTCAACGCCAGCGCCAACGCGATCCTGCGTGTCGCCGGGCAAGGTGAGCCGGGCGACCATCATGAACATCACTACAGCCGCGACGAGCTGAAGCTGATCCTGCACTCCAACCGCGCGCTCGACCCGGCCAACCAGGACATCAAGGTGCTGGCCTCCGCCGTGCAGATGAGCGAGCTGGAAGTCGCCGACTGGTCCAACTCGCGCGAAGATCTGCTGCAACTGGAGCACGACGCATCGCTGCCGGACATCCTCGAGCTGATTCGTCGCCACAAGTACAGCCGTTACCCGGTCTTCGATACCGAGCAGGGCGATTACATCGGTCTGCTGCACATCAAGGATCTGCTCCTGGCGCTGGCCAGCGACGCCGAGCTGGCACAACACTTCGATCTCGCCGCGCTGCTGCGCCCGCTGGAAAGGGTGCCCCGGCACCTGCCGCTGAATGCGCTGCTGGATCAGTTCCGCCAGGGCGGCGCGCATTTTGTGCTGGTGGAAGAGGGCGACCACAAGGTGGTGGGCTTCTTGACCATGGAGGACGTGCTCGAGGTTCTGGTGGGCGACATCCAGGACGAACATCGCAAGACCGAGCGCGGCATCCTCGCTTATCAGCCCGGCAAACTGTTGGTGCGTGGCGACACGCCGCTGTTCAAGGTCGAAAGGCTGCTGAACGTCGACCTCGACCACATCGAGGCGGATACCCTTGCCGGCCTGATCTACGAAACCCTGAAACGCGTTCCGGAAGAGAACGAAGTGCTGCTCATCGAAGACCTGCAAATCGTCATCAAGAAGATGCGCGGTCCGAAGATCGTGTTGGCTAAGGTGTTGAAGCAGGAATAA
- a CDS encoding peptidoglycan DD-metalloendopeptidase family protein: MLGRILFCLVSCWLASPASALTIYKYTDANGVVTYSDQAAPGARVFTFNDRMVETLDNQVKLETRKHAAGETLLVRNDLFAPVDIELQLTGVQNAVGVPDEPIRWVLPPRSQIRLATLAPLDPSKPLKYTPKLRHALGDPRLLPKPYRYPLPWRGGPFRLTQGANGKYSHFTPKGRYAADIAMPEGTPIIAARGGMVVKIENSQSGRGNNPAGNFVRIMHDDGTMGVYLHLMKGSVSVREGQRIDTGMLIARSGNTGNSTGPHLHFVVQRNVGLAVESIPFDFSQPVNSLPNFAVGGE; this comes from the coding sequence ATGTTGGGGCGCATCCTTTTCTGTCTCGTGTCGTGCTGGCTGGCATCGCCCGCATCGGCCCTGACCATCTACAAATACACAGACGCCAACGGCGTGGTCACCTACAGCGACCAGGCCGCTCCTGGCGCGCGCGTGTTCACCTTCAACGACCGCATGGTCGAGACGCTCGATAACCAGGTGAAGCTGGAGACGCGCAAGCATGCCGCCGGGGAGACCTTGCTGGTGCGCAATGATCTCTTCGCGCCCGTGGATATCGAGCTCCAGCTGACCGGTGTGCAGAACGCCGTCGGCGTGCCGGATGAACCGATCCGCTGGGTGCTGCCGCCACGCAGCCAGATCCGTCTGGCGACCCTGGCGCCGCTCGACCCTTCAAAGCCCCTGAAATACACCCCCAAACTGCGCCATGCGCTGGGCGATCCGCGCCTGCTACCCAAACCCTATCGTTATCCGCTGCCCTGGCGCGGGGGTCCGTTTCGCCTGACCCAGGGCGCCAATGGCAAATACAGCCATTTCACGCCCAAAGGCCGCTACGCCGCGGACATCGCCATGCCCGAAGGCACGCCGATCATCGCGGCGCGTGGCGGCATGGTGGTGAAGATCGAGAACAGCCAGAGCGGGCGCGGTAACAATCCCGCGGGCAACTTCGTGCGGATCATGCATGACGACGGCACCATGGGCGTCTACCTGCACCTGATGAAGGGTTCGGTGAGCGTCCGGGAAGGCCAGCGGATCGATACCGGAATGCTCATCGCCCGCTCCGGCAATACCGGTAACAGCACCGGCCCGCACCTGCATTTCGTGGTTCAGCGCAACGTTGGGCTGGCGGTCGAATCGATTCCCTTCGACTTCTCCCAGCCGGTCAACAGCCTGCCGAATTTTGCGGTGGGAGGGGAGTAG
- a CDS encoding response regulator: MSKVSVLVVDDAPFIRDLVKKGLRSQFPGIRIEEAVNGRKAQQMLDRDRFDLILCDWEMPEMSGLELLTWCRAHDNLKTTPFIMVTSRGDKENVVQAIQSGVSDFIGKPFSNEQLTTKVRKALGRAGKLDALAASAPVRPTNTGMANDSLAALTGGKAEVVKPAAAPASSPAFASPLIQPSAPKPSASIGGRGQGQLRLASGTLACVIKALSLKEGLLVIKRSENLPQVLESAVLDLEQGEGGEVARLNGYLHAVAALEPKPDTEWLQLTFRFVDRDPQKLDYLSRLIARGTAQRHFVPGA; encoded by the coding sequence ATGAGCAAGGTCAGTGTGCTGGTAGTGGACGACGCGCCCTTCATCCGGGATTTGGTGAAGAAAGGCTTGCGCAGCCAGTTTCCGGGTATCCGCATCGAGGAAGCGGTGAATGGTCGCAAGGCCCAGCAGATGCTCGATCGCGACCGCTTCGATCTGATTCTCTGCGACTGGGAAATGCCCGAGATGTCCGGGCTCGAACTGCTGACCTGGTGTCGTGCTCACGATAATCTCAAAACCACGCCGTTCATCATGGTCACCAGCCGTGGCGACAAGGAGAACGTCGTACAGGCGATCCAGTCCGGCGTATCCGATTTCATCGGCAAGCCTTTTTCCAATGAACAGCTGACCACCAAAGTCCGCAAGGCGCTGGGTCGCGCCGGCAAACTCGATGCGTTGGCTGCCAGCGCGCCGGTACGGCCAACGAACACCGGAATGGCCAACGACTCGCTGGCCGCGCTTACCGGCGGCAAGGCCGAGGTGGTCAAGCCTGCGGCCGCGCCAGCCAGCTCGCCGGCATTCGCCTCGCCGTTGATCCAGCCGAGCGCGCCCAAACCCTCGGCGTCGATCGGTGGGCGCGGTCAGGGCCAGTTGCGCCTGGCATCCGGGACGCTCGCCTGCGTGATCAAGGCGTTGAGCCTCAAGGAAGGTTTGCTGGTCATCAAGCGCAGCGAGAATCTGCCGCAGGTGCTGGAAAGCGCTGTGCTCGACCTGGAGCAGGGTGAGGGCGGCGAGGTGGCGCGCCTGAATGGCTATTTGCACGCCGTTGCGGCGCTGGAGCCGAAACCCGACACCGAGTGGTTGCAACTGACCTTTCGTTTTGTCGATCGCGACCCACAGAAGCTCGATTACCTGTCGCGACTGATTGCCCGCGGTACCGCGCAGCGGCATTTCGTACCGGGCGCCTGA